AAAACTACAAGATAAAGTTGGTGATAAACCTGAAGTTGCAATTAAATATGGCTCGTTCATCAATAATTTAATCAGCTTCCTAATCATCATGGCTGCAATCTTTATGTTGATTAAAATCATCAACACAGCAAAAGCTCAGTTTGAAAAAGAAGAAGAAGAAAAACCATCAGAGCCACCACGCAATGAAGTTTTGCTTGAAGAAATTCGCGATTTATTAAAAAAATAAATCTAGAATAAAATTCTATATATTAAAAACGCAGTTGATCATATCAGCTGCGTTTTTTCTTTTTTATCATCCAATTTCCAAATATTATCTAGACTAATGAATGCAAAAAAACGAATGTATTCAAAGATAAATCGAGTTAATTTAAAAGGAAAACCATGCCAACATATAATTACACATGCGATACACATGGCACCTTTAGCGCTCAAGCTTCGATGGCTGAATTCGATGCCCCACAAAACTGCCCAATCTGCCAAAAACCATCTCCAAGAGACCTAGTAGCAGCTCCTCAAATCTCCACCAAAGGTGGCCGCCCCAAAGCCAATCAATCAGGCGGAGCAACTGGTCGCAAAGTAAAACACGCCCCAGGCTGCCCCTGCTGTTCATAAGAGCATTTCCCACATGAAAACTAAATGATAGTATTAACAAGAACAAATACTATAAAAATTTTCATATAAAAATTAAATACATGAGTATTTGAAGTATTTATTGGAAACGAAACTATATTAAATAGGATTAACCAAACAAATTAAATATATATCAAAACTTAACTGTCAGATTTCATAATTCAGACAGAGGAGTTTTAGTCATGAGTTTTTTGTTTAGTTTCCATGGGCGAATCGGCCGTTTAGAATGGTGGCTCGGGCAACTAATTGTTCTTTCGATTATTTTAATAGCTGTTGCAGTTTTTCCATTCATCATGACATCATCATACGAACAGTTAGGATTAATATCTCACCTCAATCTAGAAGGACTAAATACGAATAGCATAATCTATATATTATGCGTTATATCTCTAGCTTATTGGATTAGCCTAGCAATCTCAGCCAAACGATATCATGACCTCAATAAAACTGGATTTTGGGTTTTGGTTACTCTGATACCTTACATAGGAGCACTATGGCAAATAATTGAATGTGGCTTTTTCCTAGGTACCAATGGAACCAATGACTATGATGCTCCCAAAGATACCACAAGTAGTTGGTCATCAGATAAATATAACTCTCAAGATCAGAGCTATAACAATATTGATGAAGTAATCGCTCGTCATGTTGCTGAACACAAATACCGGTCTCCAAACTTGCCAGATAGTATCAAAAAACCTATGGGTAGTAACAAACCAGCATTTGGCAAACGCACATAAAAGATTGTGAAAAGTTCGAAAAGAACCAGCAATCAAACAAGATGTTTTAATTAACTATGTATGTAAGGAATAAACTATTCTGCCTTAGGCAGTGGTGCCGCTGGGGAGAATTGAACTCCCGGCCTCACCATTACCAATG
This Hyphomicrobiales bacterium 4NK60-0047b DNA region includes the following protein-coding sequences:
- the mscL gene encoding large-conductance mechanosensitive channel protein MscL; this encodes MGMLGEFKEFALKSNFVDMATGIVIGGAIGTVVKSLVSDIIMPPIGLALGGIDFSELAIKLQDKVGDKPEVAIKYGSFINNLISFLIIMAAIFMLIKIINTAKAQFEKEEEEKPSEPPRNEVLLEEIRDLLKK